A region of the Dyadobacter sp. CECT 9275 genome:
CCGCTATGGCATCTTTCGATACGACCAATCTGACTGTTATCACAGGTGATGGGACGCTTTACTCGTTTATAGCGAGCTACTGTCCGAATCCTGTCTCAATTAATATAAGAATCGGTAAATCAATGAACGTTGGCGCTACGTCAGTAGCAGAACCAAACGAAGCGGAGATTGAGCATGCGTTAATCCAAGCTAGTCAAAACGATTCCAGTAATGTCAGTATAAAAGATCAATCTTCTCAGGCAAAATTAGAGCTATCAGGTATTTACATCTGCGGCGATATTTTGCTTTGCAAACTGACGCTTACCAACAATTCGCCTATCAAATATGATATCGAGACCCTTACGCTTTCCATCAGGGACAAAAAACGACCTAAGCGTACAGCGATTCAGGAAACCTATATCAAGCCATTCCGCGTGCTGAGTGATACGACCTCAGTCGGCCCAAACGCGCAGCACACTTTCGTTTACGCAATACCCAAGATGACAATTCCGGACAAAAAGCTTTTGTCAATCGCGCTCTATGAAAAAAACGGCGGCAGGCATCTGAACCTTAAAGTTCGAAACAGGCATATCCTGAAATCCCTTCCATTGACGACTAAATAATTCAACCTTAAATCATAGAAATCATGAATGAGAAAAATTTCGAATACCTACGCGATCAGGTAAAGTATTCAGGTTTTGGCGACGGGCTGGAGGCTCAGCTGAGAGAGAACATCAAAAAGCAACCGCTTGAATTCAGCGTGCAACATCAAACAGCATTCGGTAAAGATGAGGTAACAAGTACGCTGAACTTCAAAAGGTCATCGATTACCGATATGTACTTTTTCAATAACTATCAGACTTCTATAAAACCTGACAAGTCAACCGAAAAGGTGAATCAAACCTTTTACATGGGCAAGGATAACAACATCACCCTAAAAGAAGGTTACAATCTAATAAGTGGCCGGGCAGTGAACAAGGATCTGACCAACAAGGAAGGAAAGATTTACAATGCCTGGCTTGAAATGGACTTCAAGCAAACCGATGCAGCCGGTAATTTCAGACTCAAACAATATCACCAGAACTACGGTTTTGACCTAAATAAGGAGTTGGCTAGCCTGCCGATTAAAGAACTCCAAAATAATCAGGATCGTGAAAGGATCATCGATTCCCTCCAAAAAGGAAACAGGCAGCTCGTTACGTTTCTAGAAAACGGCACAGAACAACGCAGACATATTGAGGCCAATCCCCAATTTAAGTCTGTTACCGTCTACGATGCAAACATGCACCGAATCTATTGCAAGCAATCACAGCAGGTTTCGAGAGGAATCGCCAACAAAAGTGAACAAAAGCCGGCTGACGAGCTCGTAGGTGGCGAAGGAGAGTATCATCGTGCGCCTAAAAAGCCAAAGAAATCAAAGTCAATGTCGATTAGTCAGTGAGCCATGGATATCGGAAACCAACTAAACCGCTTTTTTGGGAAGATCAGTGCCGACGCGAGAATTAACGTTACCCACATAAGTGTCTTCACCGCGATTCTCCAAGCAGCCGGGAAACTCGAAACAGGTACACTTTGCATGTTTGGATTTGAATTAATGCAGCTAGCCAAAATATCAAGCGGCAAAACGTACTACCGAACGGTACGCGAACTGAGTCAGTTTGGGTATATCGCATATGAGCCATCATTTAACAAAAACAGGCCCAGCAAGATTATCCTACCGGAATAAAGTCTCCAAAACCTGTATCTATAATGAACATCGAAGTCATCACAAAAGAAGATTTGCAATTGCTAAGGCGGGAGCTTTTAGAAGACTTGAAAAAGATTCTTACAGCGACCCGAACGGAGCCACGGAAATGGCTGAAGAGTGCCGATGTACGTAAAATGCTCAACATTTCGGCCGGCACGCTTCAAAACCTCCGGGTGTCGGGTCATTTGAAACCCAACAAGATTGGAGGCTCATTTTACTATGCATTGGGAGATATCGAGCTGCTGCTCCATGCGGAAACTAAAAGAAAGAAATGATGGAAAGACCAATTTCAAAGCATTTTGCAAAAATCCTGGCTGACCGCCGGGTGAAAGTCTGGCACGTGGGAACGTATCTCGCATTGTTACTAATTTGGGACCGGAACCGTCAGTCTAGCCCGTTTCAGGTAACTCGAGCACTAATCATGCAACTCGCCCGCACTCGAAGTTCTGCTACGTACCACAAGTATCTAAAGGAGCTCGAAGCGTTCGGATACATCAAATACCTGCCCTCTTTTCATCCCAAGCAAGGCAGCAAGGTATGGCTTGTCAAGTAATTGCAATTTCTATGCAGGCTTGTCTCAATGCTGGAAACAGCTGCGGAAACAGACTACCTTGGATCTGAAATAACAAAAAATCATTGGAGCTATGATCATTGCATTCAGTATGACTTCGGTCATGGTTTACGGTTTACTCTTGTTTTCAGCTGGGCTAGGAATACGGCTCTTAATAGGAAGGCGCAGATTCAACAGGCGAGGACTTGGCGGCGCACAATTCTATGATAACTATTGGAGTGCGATATTCATTTCGACGCTAGAAGGTCTTTTTATGCTGTTCTCTGCCGGATGCATCGTCGCTGGGCTTCTCTTGTGCTTAGTCGAAATCTTAAATACCAGATAGATTAGAGTTTCTATGACAATCAACCGCCTTCGGATCGGAGCCAATTGAGGCTTCGACCCGAAGGCGGCTTTTGTTTTCATATTTATAAATTTAAATGCCGCCCCGTCTCCGGGGGCGGCGATTCTTTTAGTTAAGATTGAAAGCATTTGTACCTCGGCGGGCAAATTCATCACACAAGTTGAATGCTGCCTGTCCTCGCAACTGACCTGTTCCACCGAGCACAATTGATTTGAGTTTTGCTTCGTCGTCGGTAAACTTGCGGACATTCTGAAAATACCCTGTGACTGCATTGTAAGCGCCAAACACGGTTCCCATCGTAGTCCGGAGCTGCTGAGTAGGATTACTAAGCGCATATTCATACACATCATCGACAATATTAAGGAACTGGGTAGACAGCGCATGAACCTTTCCGTCGCGAATATTCCCGAGGACTTCCTTGTTTGGTGCCATCGCAATTTCGATAAGCTTTTTTAGCTCGGGATCACTAATACGCTTCTTCGCCCAAGTGTTGAATACCTGACCGACTTCGTCGCTAAACCGGTTGGCTATACCCATCAAGTTATGTGCTGTTCTGAGCCGGTCCTTAGCATTGCTGGTGTGGCGAATTTTAACAACATTGGTCATGTTTTTCATAGCAGCGTTCAGCGTGTTTGCGCATACGATCCGGACCGGTGTAAACGCAGCCGTGATACTACCGCTACCGTCGTGGGAGGTCGTAAGAAAGAGATATTTTTCGATCAGGTCATCGGCCCCAACTTGAATATAACCCGGCAACTTGGCGGTAATAAAAATCCTTTCTCCTTTGCCCAACGCACCAGCAGTCTCATACAAAATCCCGTCCCCACCCACGATGCTGTCAAAGAATGTGAATGCATCGCGATTTTGAACTATCTGGTATTCTCTACCAACTACACCGAGTACCGCTTTTGTATCAGCTCGCATAGTTGCGAAATACCCCCCGACCGGCACAAAGGGTTCTGATTGATCGCTTCCCTCAGACGGCAAATTAGCCAGGAGAGTAGCCTTTTGAACCTCGTAATCCAGGCCCGCAAAAGCGATCGCCTCGGCGCTAGTTGGGTATTCGTCGACGATCCGTCCGAGGCAATGCCACGGTTTTTCCTTTACAGAAAAGAATGAGTGTTCGCCGGTAGTCTCGTTGAAATTCAAATTGTGAGCCATGATCTTAACATGTTAGAAGTTGAAAATTGTTTTTCACTCTTCCTCTCGCTCTCTTTAAATGGATGTTTGACAAAGAAAAAACGAGAAAAAGTAAGCCCTTCTAACAGTGGCCCTTTATCAGCCAAAAGGAAATGGAATAAGTGCACGCATGTGCTGGCGGCGTGATTTTGATAGGTCTGAACAATAGAAAAGCCGCCATTATGCCGGAAGCTTTTGGCGGCTTTAAACAATAACTGAAATACTAGGGCCACTTATTTAGCTGCCCTTTTGCCGAGTTTGTTTGTCAAACATACCTTGAGGGTCAAAACCTCTATTAACTCTTCGTAGGTAGCCCTTCAAACAAATAACTTTTCTGACTAAATTGTGTCTTTAATGGCTGGCTGCGGACGGACTTATGTTTAATCATGGTGGATTATCACAAACCGTCCGCGCTCTCCACCTATGGATCCTACTTACATGTCACTCAAAAAGTGAAAAAGACGAACCTAATCGCTGTTTTTGGTATGGAGTAGTTCAGATAGTCTTCTCATGTCCTGACTTAATTTTGCATCAACGACCTTTGCATATATTTGGGTAGTTTTTAAGCTACGATGACCCAGCATTCTGGAGACACTTTCTATCGGAACACCATTGGAAAGTGTGACAGTGGTCGCAAAAGTATGCCGGGCTAGGTGAAAGGTGATCGGCTTTCGAATGTTACAAACATCCCCGATTTCTTTGAGATATGCGTTCATCTTTTGGTTAGATAACACAGGAAGCAAAAGACCTCGCTCTGCGCCTGCATGATTTTCGTATTTTCTTAGTAGCCTTAATGCCTGGGGCAGCAGTGGAATTCTAGCAACTGAGTCTGTTTTTTGCCGTTTAATATTAATCCATTTTTCTCCGACAGTGCCTTCGCCAATGTCCGACGCTTTTAGTTTCGCAACATCCGCGTACGCAAGCCCAGTGTAGCAGCAAAATAGAAAGATATCTCTCACCTGTTCAAGACGAGGAATATCGAAATTCTTACCTTCAATGGATTTCATTTCCTGCTCAGTTAACGCTGTCCGGTCCACTTCGTGTTTTGCCATTTTGAATGCAAAAAAGGGGTCGCGAGGTATGAATTCGCTTTTAACACAGATCAAAACGATCTTTTTCAAGTTGGCCAAGTATTTCATCGTAGCGTTATGCCCGACTTTTTTAACGCTTTTGAGGTAAAATTCGAAGTTGGAAATAAATTGAAAATTTAGTTTACTGACATCCATCTGTTTAGCATTGAACTTCCAAAAAATAAATTCACGTGTGTGCCTTAAGGTTGTCTGATAGCGCAAGTAGGTAGCATATGCGTATTCTATCCCTACAAGATCATTGATCTTTGAATTGTGATCTTCAAACACTTTCAATAAGTCAACTGATTTTTCGTCGACACCTAACCACTTGTTTTTAAAAACTTCAATCGACATCACCAATCCTTCCTGAATAATCTGCCGTTGAATACCATGCGCTTTACCAATAAGAGAATCCAAAAAAACATTGATCTCTCTAGCTTCAATTGATGATCCCTTGACTCTTCCGGAGTCGGCCGACCATTTTTCCTCCAGAACCGTCTTTCCTGTCGATGTCTCAAACCTTGATCCGCCAATCGTGACCCTGATATAAATTGGCAATTGGCGGTTCCGATTGATCTTTGACTTTCTAACTGAAAAAAGAACATTCATGCTTGCTTCCATCTCTCCGTTTTTTTGTTTAAAAGTATATTTCAAAAACTTATCATTCAAGATGTTCATTTTGTGAACATCTTACTGTTTCACAGCACCTTACAAGTGTCGAAGGGACGAATTCGGGACTAAATTTGGTAGGATCAGATCAGTCCCGAATTCGTCCCGTGGCTTTTGATAAAAAATGAATGTTTTGCAATCTCCGGCAGAAAAGAAAATGCGCGAAAATGATTGATCTACGGGCATTTTGAGCGTTTAATTGTACTTAGAGTGGAAGCGGAGGGAGTCGAAACCACACCCACAAAAAGCTAATAATCAAACTCTTAGACACCCACAACATTCATTACCACCGAATTCGTCCCTTAGGCCTGAACTTAGAGTAGCGGAAAAAAGCAAAAGCCCGTAAATCAGTTTTACGGGCTTTTGAAAGATTTGATTATTACTCTTGTGGAGACGGAGGTTGAAGAACAGCCCGGCAATACAATTTCTAATAACCGCAATTTTAAAGGATTTGGCCGCTTTTTATGGTCCGAAAATCTCTTTGTTTAAATGGTGGTAGCCATTTTTGCGGTCGTTCCCTGTCGATTAATTAATCAACTATGACGCATCCGCAGTTAGTTTGGACGGCTATTTTTCAAAGCGAAACTAAGGCTTGACAAATTTGCAATGCCTATATTTTTCCTTACGATTGATGTAAGTTTTTCGCTTGATCCTGGCCGGTCTACCTGTGGGTGATTGGATACGCCCTTACCCTTTCCCAGCAGAGCCTCATTTCGGAGCGCCTCTTTATACATTGATTGAACGGCGTTTCTTTCTGCTTCAAGTTCCATCACCTTCTTTTTTAATTCTTCAACTGGATGCTCTGACTTTTTTCCAGTGAGAATATAAGTCGAGTCAAAATCATCAAACTTATTCGCCAATAAGGCAAATATCTGCATGTTCGGCTTACTCCCCCTATTGGTGTAATTGTAAAAACTTTGCGGGGTCTTACCTATAGCTATCGCAACCGGCGTAGGACCTCCTTTTTCGTTGATCCAATCTACAAATCGATTCATAATTTCTTTCATAGTTTTATTCAATTGTTTGTTTTAATTATTCGATTGTTTATATTTGTAATCATTAATAAATAATAATTACACTATGGGTAACAAAGATAAACAAGAGTTGAACAATTCCAAACAAGTGAAAGACTTGAATTATTTATTGGATGTGTTCCCTAAGTGGTTTAACGTATACAAAACCATTGCAGAAAGGCTTAACAGTAAGGGTATTAGGACCGCGTACGGCAAAGAATACGCGTACAATAATGTTTATCAATGCGTGAAAGGAAGATGGTACGATCCCAATATTCATGAAGAATTGGCCACAATTCGAAAAGAATATATAGCGAAACAGAACAAAATTAAGAATCTGGAGTCAATCGAAGCGCGCTAAATCTCGCAAAATGAGCAGTTACGAATATACCCGCGCTTGGTTTGATTTTGCTTTTGAAAATACAGACATGGTGAGCGGTAATCACACCGGAGTATACCTATGGAATGTCGAACTGAATAACCGGCTAGGGTGGGTCAAGAAATTTGCTTCACCGGCTTCCCAGGCTATGATGGCAAATGGTATAAAATCCTACAATACCTATAAAAAAGTGCTATCAGATTTGGTAGAATGGGGCTTTATCGAAATGGTTCAGGAATCGAAAAATCAGTACACCGCTTGCATAGTTGCTCTATCAAATTTTGACAAAGCACTTGACAAAGCACTTGACAAAGCACTTACAACGCACTGTACAACGCAAAGTGAAAGCACTGTACAAAGCATTGATAGTATAATTAAACCAATAAACCAACAAACCAATAAACCAATAAACATAGAGTTTCAGGTTTTTTGGGATTTGTACGGGAAAAAGGATGACAAGGTAAAATGCCAAAAAAAATGGAATTCATTGACGGATAGTGAACGAGAGCTAATCATTGATGACATCCCGAAATACAGGACAACGATAACCGAAATAAAATACCAGAAGAACCCGCTTACTTACCTGAACGGCAAGTGCTGGCTTGACGAAAGGAACTTTGGATTGCCCGAAGCAAAAGTTTACCCCATTCAGCCACGAAGAAAATATCTAAACGATCCGTCACCATGACAAATAAAATTCCTGTCGGACTGGTAAAAAAAATGATGATTTCCAGCCAAGAATCAAGACAAGACTTGAAACAGCGGCTAAAAACGCATGAAGGAAGGCTAGAATCGCTTTACGAAATGCTGGCCGATGGAGACATAACAGACGATCAATTCAATCACTTTTACGCAATTTCTCTACGTGGATCAAATAGCTCCTCCCCAAAGTTTTGAGATCGAGAAAGACGTACTTTCTGTGATCTGCAACAGGCCTGAGCTGATTTATCAGGTCGAAGACCTCTTGGATGATGATTGTTTTTACAACAGCGACAACCGGTATCTTTTTTCAGTCGTGATGAAAGTACACTTCTCCGGCGTGGCAGTTACGCAAAGCTCTATTCTTCCACAAATTATTACATCCGGACGAAAAGACATTCTGGATCATTACCAGCAAATGAAGAAGTATTTCACATCGGAACGGTCGCTGGTGAACAATGCAGAGGCCCTGGTTGAGTTATCTACAAAACGTGCACTTTTGACAAAATCGCTCAGGATTCTGCAAATGATTGAACTGAACGAAACGATTGAAGACATCGAATCTGAGGTAACAGATGCTACAAATATCGTGATGACGCGCAATAAGCAGACGGAAGCGATTTCCATGGGTGAAGCCGTAGACGGTCTTTATGACCTAATGCACCGGGATCCGGTTAATGGAATTACCGGGATACCGACCGGAATTAGCTCACTGGACAAGATTACCGGTGGTTGGGAGTATGACGACAAGGTGATTATCGCAGCGCGGCCGGGAATGGGTAAAACGATTGCGGCTACGTTTCATTCGTTTCATTCGGCTTCTATCGGCTATCCAACTGCTTTAATTTCCTTGGAAGTTCGGCCGGCAAAGCTCGCAGGACGGATGATGTCCAACGCTTCTGGATTCAATTCAAGTGACATCACAAAAGGGCGGCTGGCGGATAATCAGAAAAGAATTATTACCGAGATTGGAGACAAGTCGAAGTCTATCCCGCTTTACTTCTACGACAATACCAGATCCAGGGATATTAACGACATCTGCAGAACGATACGGACGTGGCACCGAAAGTACGGGATTAAGATTGTTTATCTTGACTATATCGGACTTTGCCGGGACAGAACGATTCGGAACTCTTCTGATAAAACGGCGATAACTGAAAGCGTTCAAAGCAAGTTGACGGAACTTGGAGATCACTTAGGAATCCCGCTAATCATATTTTCGCAGCTCAATCGAGGCTCAGAGGAAAAGTCTGACAGGAGACCCACGCTTAGCAATTTAAAGAGCTCAGGGAAACTGGAAGAAGACGCGACAAGGGTAATTTTCCTTTACCGGCAGGATTACTACGATTCCAACGAATCCGAAGCCAGAGGAGAGAACTTTATTCCTAGCAACGACATGGAATACATCTTTGCAAAGAATCGCGAAGGAGAACTTGGACCGGTTCTGCTAAAATGCAACGTAGCTCAGAACAGGATTTACGACAACAATCAGACAAGTCACATCCATTCTGCCAAGCAAATCGAAGACTATTACAAGAACACAGCGCTCAACGGAATTCCAATGTCACTAGGTTTCGCATAATATGAAAACACCCACCATCGACCAAATAGTAAAAGTCCTGTACGAAACCATGCCTATGGCAAGACGTGAGCAGGTCGTAAACTCAGCTAAGGAGATTCAAAAAATATTTGGTAACAATCCAAAAAAACAATTAGTTATGAAAAACACGTTCAAACAAGGAAATCTCTGGGCCGCCTTGATGGTATCGAAAGCCACAAAAAACATATCGCTTGACGAAGCTGCTTTCGAAATAGGAGTATCTAGATCTACAATGTATCGAATTAGAGATAATCACCCGCCGTCAGTTGAAACGCTTGGAAGGATTTGTAAGTGGCTAAAAGTATCACCATTAATGTTTTATGACCTATCAGACTAGGTATTTATTTAATTCATGATCGGCAAATACAAATCAGAACAGAGATGAAAACACAAAGTGAACAAGAACTTGCCAAGGACTTCATTGCTTTTTTTCAAGATCAGGACATGTACTTTGAAGTGCCGGTTGCAGGTGGAATCATAGATATAGTTGTCAAAACAGATCTCATAATAACCGCTATTGAGGTAAAAACGTGCTTTAATTTTGCTGTTCTGGAACAAGCGATAAGAAATAAGAGATTCGCTCATTACTCATACATCGCAGTACCTAAGGGAAATAAAAGATGGTTTCAGGAGCAGGTTTGTAAAGATTACGGCGTCGGACTGCTTGAATCCTGGAATGGGTATGTGTCCGAAATTGTTCGACCAAAGCTAAACAGGAAGGTAGTAAGGATTTCAATAGAGCAATATCATAAAGAATCTGTTGCGGGGTCGCAAAATGAAAGAATGACTGCTTTTAAAAACTTTGTGAAACAGCTTCAATTGATGGCAATCAGATACCCGGCGGGTATAGAATTCAATGATATTTTCAAAACTGGCTACTCGCATTACTCATCTGTTAGCTCTTTGAAATCTTGCGTTTCGCAGTATGTCTCACGTGGAATAATTACCGGTATCAAAATAGAAAACGGGAGAATCTATCCGGTTCCAAACACTACACCGCCATGATCGGCAAATACAAATCCTTAACCGGAAAGTCTGAATATGAAGTTTTCTGGGGGGCGCATACAGACGGAAAGAAAAAGACGCAAAGCCTGATGTGTAAGCGGACAAAGTGCTCAGTCGCCGGAGCTGTTTTGAATGATCCTTTTCCGATTGACGAAAAATATATTACCTGGTTGTTAAAACTTAAATCCTGGGAGAAGATTCCAGAAATGTAAATCTGTAAAAATTAGAAATGTGGATCTTACCGAACAATCACCCATTATCCTCTCACTTTGCCCAGGAATACGCGGAATCGAACGAGGACTTGAAAGAATATTTCGATCAGTCCGAGTTGCCGCTTATGTGGAAGTCGAAGCCTTTATCGTGGAAAACCTTCTTACGGCAATGGAAGCGGGTTTGGTGGATGCAGCACCTATCTGGTCGAATCTTAAAACCTTCAACCCGGATCCGTTTCGAGACCGCATTGATGGAATCATTGGAGGTTATCCTTGTCAACCATTTAGCCTTGCAGGAAACAGAAACGGGGTTCAGGATCCAAGACACCTTTGGCCGTTTATATACTCGATCGTTAAGCAAAGCAGGCCGACATGGTGCTTCTTTGAAAACGTCAGAGGGCACTTATCAATGGGATATCCAGAAGTTTACCGAAACTTACGGGATCTGGGTTACCGTGTTGAGCCAGGAATCTATTCAGCGGAAGAAGTCGGCGCTCCGCACCAAAGGGATAGATTATTCATCCTTGCCATTATGGAAGACACCACTTTCTTCCGAGAACGAGGGGGGAGTGTTGGAAATACGCAGCGGAACGAATGCAAAAATCAAGCTCAGGGATCAGTCGGTGCATTGGGGAACTCCACTTGCCTCAGACCACGGAGGGACAACAAGGGAAGATTTCAGTCCCAAATTATCAGAACAGATTCAGAATTTTCCGACCCCGATTTCCAGTCCCTGGAAATCGGGTCACTCCAACCTGAACCGAAAAAATGCTCCACCGCTCAGCGAGGTAGTTCTGAAAAACTGGCCGACACCAATAACCAGCAGGGGCGACTATCAGAACCAGAAGAATGGAGAAAGGGCCCCGAAGCTGAACGGAGCAGTAACGAATTGGCCAACACCGGTTACGATGGACAAAATGGCTCCAAAGACGGACAAGGCACTGATCAGAGAGAAAGTGGAAATTCGACCGGGTCGCGCAAGTTTTTCAAATCTTCGGGACTCCGTAATCAGCGGCTCTATGACAGATTTCCAGCCGGACAAGGTGAACATCAATACGACTGGGAAGAGTCGCGCACGATTGAATCCAGCCTGGTCTATACAGTTAATGGGTACAACTTTACAGAAGATCTTCACCGTGCCATTGGCAATTCAGTGGTTGAACAAACCGCAGAAATAGCGTTCAGGGATTTACTCAATAAGCACTTTTCAAAGCAATAAACGAGTATGAACAACACTCATTCAGCAATCATTATCACGGATGATTTAAAAATCTTCGTTGATGGCATCCCGGACACCTGCGATCACGATGATAAAGGAGACCCAATATTATGGTCTGCCTCCGGAAAAACGATCCACTGGCACACTTACCAGCAGTGGGCTCATCTACCTTCGAGGGAGAGACACCGGCTTATCTGCGACTATCACGACGAAATAGAAGATCCGGTAGTTGGCAGTTGTGTAAGCTGCTCCAAATGTAAAAAACCATTTTCACCACCAATGTTTTAAACCAATGAACGATTCTCAAAAACTCGACAACATGAGCAAAATACTGCTCGCAACATCTACCATTAATTACATGGCAAATACAATAAATGGAGTGATTATAGACTTCCAGAATATTGAAAATTGTCAGACAACTACGCAAAGTGATTGGCCGAAGCAAATAATGGCCGAATCATTAAAAAATAAACAAGAATTTATGGCCGAAATGACTAAAAAACTTT
Encoded here:
- the traN gene encoding conjugative transposon protein TraN gives rise to the protein MRNFLLSQLLLCLSFVGIAICQGVETSAIQAIPLEITTSKTTHLVFPYNIKTVDRGNGEILAQTAAGFDNVLQVKAAMASFDTTNLTVITGDGTLYSFIASYCPNPVSINIRIGKSMNVGATSVAEPNEAEIEHALIQASQNDSSNVSIKDQSSQAKLELSGIYICGDILLCKLTLTNNSPIKYDIETLTLSIRDKKRPKRTAIQETYIKPFRVLSDTTSVGPNAQHTFVYAIPKMTIPDKKLLSIALYEKNGGRHLNLKVRNRHILKSLPLTTK
- a CDS encoding helix-turn-helix domain-containing protein, encoding MNIEVITKEDLQLLRRELLEDLKKILTATRTEPRKWLKSADVRKMLNISAGTLQNLRVSGHLKPNKIGGSFYYALGDIELLLHAETKRKK
- a CDS encoding DUF932 domain-containing protein; translated protein: MAHNLNFNETTGEHSFFSVKEKPWHCLGRIVDEYPTSAEAIAFAGLDYEVQKATLLANLPSEGSDQSEPFVPVGGYFATMRADTKAVLGVVGREYQIVQNRDAFTFFDSIVGGDGILYETAGALGKGERIFITAKLPGYIQVGADDLIEKYLFLTTSHDGSGSITAAFTPVRIVCANTLNAAMKNMTNVVKIRHTSNAKDRLRTAHNLMGIANRFSDEVGQVFNTWAKKRISDPELKKLIEIAMAPNKEVLGNIRDGKVHALSTQFLNIVDDVYEYALSNPTQQLRTTMGTVFGAYNAVTGYFQNVRKFTDDEAKLKSIVLGGTGQLRGQAAFNLCDEFARRGTNAFNLN
- a CDS encoding site-specific integrase, whose protein sequence is MNILNDKFLKYTFKQKNGEMEASMNVLFSVRKSKINRNRQLPIYIRVTIGGSRFETSTGKTVLEEKWSADSGRVKGSSIEAREINVFLDSLIGKAHGIQRQIIQEGLVMSIEVFKNKWLGVDEKSVDLLKVFEDHNSKINDLVGIEYAYATYLRYQTTLRHTREFIFWKFNAKQMDVSKLNFQFISNFEFYLKSVKKVGHNATMKYLANLKKIVLICVKSEFIPRDPFFAFKMAKHEVDRTALTEQEMKSIEGKNFDIPRLEQVRDIFLFCCYTGLAYADVAKLKASDIGEGTVGEKWINIKRQKTDSVARIPLLPQALRLLRKYENHAGAERGLLLPVLSNQKMNAYLKEIGDVCNIRKPITFHLARHTFATTVTLSNGVPIESVSRMLGHRSLKTTQIYAKVVDAKLSQDMRRLSELLHTKNSD
- a CDS encoding replicative DNA helicase, giving the protein MDQIAPPQSFEIEKDVLSVICNRPELIYQVEDLLDDDCFYNSDNRYLFSVVMKVHFSGVAVTQSSILPQIITSGRKDILDHYQQMKKYFTSERSLVNNAEALVELSTKRALLTKSLRILQMIELNETIEDIESEVTDATNIVMTRNKQTEAISMGEAVDGLYDLMHRDPVNGITGIPTGISSLDKITGGWEYDDKVIIAARPGMGKTIAATFHSFHSASIGYPTALISLEVRPAKLAGRMMSNASGFNSSDITKGRLADNQKRIITEIGDKSKSIPLYFYDNTRSRDINDICRTIRTWHRKYGIKIVYLDYIGLCRDRTIRNSSDKTAITESVQSKLTELGDHLGIPLIIFSQLNRGSEEKSDRRPTLSNLKSSGKLEEDATRVIFLYRQDYYDSNESEARGENFIPSNDMEYIFAKNREGELGPVLLKCNVAQNRIYDNNQTSHIHSAKQIEDYYKNTALNGIPMSLGFA
- a CDS encoding helix-turn-helix domain-containing protein — protein: MKTPTIDQIVKVLYETMPMARREQVVNSAKEIQKIFGNNPKKQLVMKNTFKQGNLWAALMVSKATKNISLDEAAFEIGVSRSTMYRIRDNHPPSVETLGRICKWLKVSPLMFYDLSD
- a CDS encoding DNA cytosine methyltransferase, whose product is MDLTEQSPIILSLCPGIRGIERGLERIFRSVRVAAYVEVEAFIVENLLTAMEAGLVDAAPIWSNLKTFNPDPFRDRIDGIIGGYPCQPFSLAGNRNGVQDPRHLWPFIYSIVKQSRPTWCFFENVRGHLSMGYPEVYRNLRDLGYRVEPGIYSAEEVGAPHQRDRLFILAIMEDTTFFRERGGSVGNTQRNECKNQAQGSVGALGNSTCLRPRRDNKGRFQSQIIRTDSEFSDPDFQSLEIGSLQPEPKKCSTAQRGSSEKLADTNNQQGRLSEPEEWRKGPEAERSSNELANTGYDGQNGSKDGQGTDQRESGNSTGSRKFFKSSGLRNQRLYDRFPAGQGEHQYDWEESRTIESSLVYTVNGYNFTEDLHRAIGNSVVEQTAEIAFRDLLNKHFSKQ